From the genome of Miscanthus floridulus cultivar M001 chromosome 10, ASM1932011v1, whole genome shotgun sequence, one region includes:
- the LOC136486739 gene encoding disease resistance protein RPM1-like isoform X1, with the protein MHFSHPNRVSYLCTSRCLLTSSFPLFNASGLPDSSPPFRSGTRFQQLKLMAEAVLLAVTKIGSVLGDEIAKAIINKLSEKVQALKELPRKVDQIRMKLTIMSKVIQQIGTVYLTDELVKSWIGEVRKVAYRVEDVVDKYSYHLLQLEEEGFLKKYFVKGTHYVHVFSEIVAEVAEIEGEIQQVIQLKDQWLQPSQLVPHHDQLAEIERQRSQDSFPEFVKDEDLVGIEENRKLLTGWIYSEEQASTVITVSGMGGLGKSTLVTNIYEREKVNFPVHAWIVVSQIYTVESLLRKLLWKIGHMEPPVPRDIDKMDVHDLKEEIKRKLQNRKCLIVLDDVWEQEVYFKIHDVFQTLQESHIIITTRKDHVGAIASFGHHLELQPLCGPDAFELFCRRAFHSKKDHKCPEELQEIAGEIVKRCHGLPLAVVTIGSLLSSRPQINIWNQTYNQLRSELSTNDHVRAILNLSYHDLSGDLRNCFLYCSLFPEDYPMSRETLVRLWVAEGFVLSKEKNTPEEVAEGNLMELIHRNMLEVVDYDELGRVSTCKMHDIMRDLALCVAKEEKFGSANEYGELIQVDKNVRRLSLCGWNVNAAPKVKFPCLRTLVAQGIISFSPDMISSIMSQSSYLTVLELQDSEITEVPTFIGNLFNLRYIGLRRTKVKSLPESIEKLFNLHTLDIKQTQIEKLPRGIVKVKKLRHLLADRFADEKQTEFRYFIGVEAPKGLLNLEELQTLETVQASKDLAEQLKKLMQLRSIWIDNVSAEDCPNLFATLSAMPLLSSLLICARDVNETLCLQALVPKFPKLHRLIVRGRWADGTLEYPIFRNHGKHLKYLALSWCQLGEDPLGVLAPHVPNLTYLSFNRVNSASTLVLSAGCFPNLKTLVLKKMPNVEQLEIGHGALPCIEGLYIMSLVQLDKVPQGIESLLSLKKLWLLYLHAEFRTQWLTNGMHQKMQHVPEIRV; encoded by the exons ATGCATTTCTCTCACCCTAACCGCGTTTCTTACCTCTGCACTTCTCGCTGCCTGCTCACCTCCTCCTTCCCCTTGTTTAATGCCTCAGGTTTGCCGGATTCATCCCCCCCGTTCCGCTCTGGGACAAGGTTCCAGCAG CTCAAACTTATGGCAGAAGCAGTGCTCCTTGCTGTCACTAAGATTGGTTCTGTTCTTGGAGATGAAATTGCCAAGGCCATTATAAATAAGCTGTCTGAAAAAGTTCAAGCTCTGAAGGAACTCCCACGTAAAGTGGATCAAATAAGGATGAAACTGACAATCATGAGCAAAGTTATACAGCAGATTGGCACAGTCTACCTTACAGATGAGCTTGTCAAGAGTTGGATTGGGGAGGTCCGGAAGGTGGCTTACCGTGTTGAGGATGTAGTAGACAAATACTCATACCATCTTCTTCAACTAGAGGAAGAAGGGTTCCTGAAGAAATATTTCGTCAAGGGTACCCACTATGTCCATGTTTTCAGTGAAATTGTTGCTGAGGTAGCGGAGATAGAAGGGGAGATTCAGCAAGTTATTCAGTTGAAGGATCAGTGGTTGCAGCCATCCCAGCTTGTCCCTCACCATGACCAACTCGCTGAGATCGAAAGACAGCGTTCCCAAGACAGCTTCCCAGAATTTGTCAAAGATGAAGATCTAGTAGGAATTGAAGAAAATAGAAAACTGCTGACTGGATGGATTTACTCAGAAGAGCAGGCTAGCACAGTGATAACAGTTTCTGGTATGGGTGGACTGGGAAAATCTACACTGGTTACAAATATTTATGAACGTGAAAAGGTCAACTTCCCTGTACATGCTTGGATCGTTGTGTCACAGATCTACACAGTCGAGTCTCTGCTGAGAAAGCTACTCTGGAAGATTGGGCATATGGAACCACCAGTGCCAAGAGATATTGACAAAATGGATGTACATGACTTGAAGGAAGAAATAAAGAGAAAACTCCAAAATAGAAAATGCTTGATTGTATTGGATGATGTTTGGGAGCAAGAAGTATACTTCAAAATACATGATGTTTTCCAGACGCTCCAAGAAAGCCACATCATCATTACAACACGAAAGGACCATGTTGGTGCTATTGCTTCCTTTGGCCACCATCTTGAGCTCCAACCGTTGTGTGGACCTGATGCATTTGAGCTTTTCTGTAGAAGGGCTTTCCACAGCAAGAAGGACCACAAATGCCCCGAGGAGCTTCAGGAAATTGCTGGTGAAATAGTGAAAAGGTGTCATGGCCTGCCGCTAGCAGTTGTTACAATCGGCAGCTTGTTGTCATCAAGACCACAAATAAACATTTGGAATCAAACATACAACCAGCTTCGGAGTGAGCTGTCAACCAATGATCATGTCCGAGCAATCTTAAATCTAAGCTACCATGACCTATCTGGAGACCTCAGAAACTGCTTCTTGTATTGCAGCTTGTTTCCTGAAGACTACCCCATGTCACGCGAAACCCTTGTGCGGCTTTGGGTTGCAGAAGGTTTTGTTCTGAGTAAAGAAAAGAATACACCAGAGGAGGTGGCTGAGGGAAATCTCATGGAACTGATCCACCGTAATATGCTTGAAGTTGTAGACTATGATGAGCTTGGCAGGGTTAGCACTTGCAAGATGCATGATATCATGCGGGACCTGGCACTTTGTGTTGCCAAAGAAGAGAAGTTTGGTTCTGCAAACGAGTATGGTGAACTGATACAGGTGGACAAGAATGTTCGTCGCTTGTCCTTATGTGGGTGGAATGTTAATGCGGCACCTAAGGTTAAATTTCCATGTCTTCGAACTCTTGTGGCTCAGGGAATAATTTCATTCTCCCCTGACATGATATCCTCAATTATGTCTCAATCAAGCTATTTGACAGTTCTTGAGCTGCAAGATTCTGAGATCACTGAGGTTCCAACATTTATAGGAAATCTCTTTAACCTTCGGTATATTGGGTTAAGGCGCACCAAAGTCAAGTCACTCCCAGAGTCCATTGAGAAGCTCTTCAACCTCCACACTCTGGACATCAAACAAACTCAAATAGAGAAACTACCACGAGGGATTGTTAAGGTCAAGAAGCTAAGGCACCTTTTGGCTGACAGGTTTGCTGATGAGAAGCAGACAGAGTTTAGATATTTCATCGGAGTGGAAGCACCGAAAGGTCTGTTGAACCTGGAAGAACTACAGACTCTTGAGACAGTGCAGGCGAGCAAAGACTTGGCTGAACAGCTGAAGAAACTGATGCAGCTCAGAAGCATATGGATCGACAATGTTAGTGCTGAAGATTGCCCTAATCTTTTTGCGACCCTTTCGGCAATGCCACTTCTTTCCAGCCTCCTAATCTGTGCAAGAGATgtgaatgagacactttgcctccaagCCCTTGTGCCGAAATTTCCCAAGCTCCACAGACTAATTGTAAGGGGGCGCTGGGCTGATGGGACACTGGAGTATCCAATATTTCGCAACCATGGGAAACATCTAAAATATTTAGCGCTTAGCTGGTGTCAGCTTGGTGAAGATCCACTGGGGGTCCTTGCTCCACACGTGCCAAACCTCACTTATTTGAGCTTTAACAGGGTGAATAGTGCAAGCACTTTGGTTCTTTCTGCAGGGTGCTTTCCTAACCTGAAAACACTAGTCCTGAAGAAAATGCCTAACGTCGAGCAGCTGGAGATTGGACATGGTGCTCTTCCATGCATCGAAGGTCTGTACATCATGTCCCTAGTGCAGCTGGATAAGGTCCCTCAAGGCATCGAATCGCTTCTCTCCCTCAAGAAGCTTTGGCTTCTGTACCTGCACGCGGAGTTTAGGACTCAGTGGCTGACGAATGGGATGCACCAGAAGATGCAGCATGTTCCAGAGATTCGCGTCTAG
- the LOC136486739 gene encoding disease resistance protein RPM1-like isoform X2 has translation MAEAVLLAVTKIGSVLGDEIAKAIINKLSEKVQALKELPRKVDQIRMKLTIMSKVIQQIGTVYLTDELVKSWIGEVRKVAYRVEDVVDKYSYHLLQLEEEGFLKKYFVKGTHYVHVFSEIVAEVAEIEGEIQQVIQLKDQWLQPSQLVPHHDQLAEIERQRSQDSFPEFVKDEDLVGIEENRKLLTGWIYSEEQASTVITVSGMGGLGKSTLVTNIYEREKVNFPVHAWIVVSQIYTVESLLRKLLWKIGHMEPPVPRDIDKMDVHDLKEEIKRKLQNRKCLIVLDDVWEQEVYFKIHDVFQTLQESHIIITTRKDHVGAIASFGHHLELQPLCGPDAFELFCRRAFHSKKDHKCPEELQEIAGEIVKRCHGLPLAVVTIGSLLSSRPQINIWNQTYNQLRSELSTNDHVRAILNLSYHDLSGDLRNCFLYCSLFPEDYPMSRETLVRLWVAEGFVLSKEKNTPEEVAEGNLMELIHRNMLEVVDYDELGRVSTCKMHDIMRDLALCVAKEEKFGSANEYGELIQVDKNVRRLSLCGWNVNAAPKVKFPCLRTLVAQGIISFSPDMISSIMSQSSYLTVLELQDSEITEVPTFIGNLFNLRYIGLRRTKVKSLPESIEKLFNLHTLDIKQTQIEKLPRGIVKVKKLRHLLADRFADEKQTEFRYFIGVEAPKGLLNLEELQTLETVQASKDLAEQLKKLMQLRSIWIDNVSAEDCPNLFATLSAMPLLSSLLICARDVNETLCLQALVPKFPKLHRLIVRGRWADGTLEYPIFRNHGKHLKYLALSWCQLGEDPLGVLAPHVPNLTYLSFNRVNSASTLVLSAGCFPNLKTLVLKKMPNVEQLEIGHGALPCIEGLYIMSLVQLDKVPQGIESLLSLKKLWLLYLHAEFRTQWLTNGMHQKMQHVPEIRV, from the coding sequence ATGGCAGAAGCAGTGCTCCTTGCTGTCACTAAGATTGGTTCTGTTCTTGGAGATGAAATTGCCAAGGCCATTATAAATAAGCTGTCTGAAAAAGTTCAAGCTCTGAAGGAACTCCCACGTAAAGTGGATCAAATAAGGATGAAACTGACAATCATGAGCAAAGTTATACAGCAGATTGGCACAGTCTACCTTACAGATGAGCTTGTCAAGAGTTGGATTGGGGAGGTCCGGAAGGTGGCTTACCGTGTTGAGGATGTAGTAGACAAATACTCATACCATCTTCTTCAACTAGAGGAAGAAGGGTTCCTGAAGAAATATTTCGTCAAGGGTACCCACTATGTCCATGTTTTCAGTGAAATTGTTGCTGAGGTAGCGGAGATAGAAGGGGAGATTCAGCAAGTTATTCAGTTGAAGGATCAGTGGTTGCAGCCATCCCAGCTTGTCCCTCACCATGACCAACTCGCTGAGATCGAAAGACAGCGTTCCCAAGACAGCTTCCCAGAATTTGTCAAAGATGAAGATCTAGTAGGAATTGAAGAAAATAGAAAACTGCTGACTGGATGGATTTACTCAGAAGAGCAGGCTAGCACAGTGATAACAGTTTCTGGTATGGGTGGACTGGGAAAATCTACACTGGTTACAAATATTTATGAACGTGAAAAGGTCAACTTCCCTGTACATGCTTGGATCGTTGTGTCACAGATCTACACAGTCGAGTCTCTGCTGAGAAAGCTACTCTGGAAGATTGGGCATATGGAACCACCAGTGCCAAGAGATATTGACAAAATGGATGTACATGACTTGAAGGAAGAAATAAAGAGAAAACTCCAAAATAGAAAATGCTTGATTGTATTGGATGATGTTTGGGAGCAAGAAGTATACTTCAAAATACATGATGTTTTCCAGACGCTCCAAGAAAGCCACATCATCATTACAACACGAAAGGACCATGTTGGTGCTATTGCTTCCTTTGGCCACCATCTTGAGCTCCAACCGTTGTGTGGACCTGATGCATTTGAGCTTTTCTGTAGAAGGGCTTTCCACAGCAAGAAGGACCACAAATGCCCCGAGGAGCTTCAGGAAATTGCTGGTGAAATAGTGAAAAGGTGTCATGGCCTGCCGCTAGCAGTTGTTACAATCGGCAGCTTGTTGTCATCAAGACCACAAATAAACATTTGGAATCAAACATACAACCAGCTTCGGAGTGAGCTGTCAACCAATGATCATGTCCGAGCAATCTTAAATCTAAGCTACCATGACCTATCTGGAGACCTCAGAAACTGCTTCTTGTATTGCAGCTTGTTTCCTGAAGACTACCCCATGTCACGCGAAACCCTTGTGCGGCTTTGGGTTGCAGAAGGTTTTGTTCTGAGTAAAGAAAAGAATACACCAGAGGAGGTGGCTGAGGGAAATCTCATGGAACTGATCCACCGTAATATGCTTGAAGTTGTAGACTATGATGAGCTTGGCAGGGTTAGCACTTGCAAGATGCATGATATCATGCGGGACCTGGCACTTTGTGTTGCCAAAGAAGAGAAGTTTGGTTCTGCAAACGAGTATGGTGAACTGATACAGGTGGACAAGAATGTTCGTCGCTTGTCCTTATGTGGGTGGAATGTTAATGCGGCACCTAAGGTTAAATTTCCATGTCTTCGAACTCTTGTGGCTCAGGGAATAATTTCATTCTCCCCTGACATGATATCCTCAATTATGTCTCAATCAAGCTATTTGACAGTTCTTGAGCTGCAAGATTCTGAGATCACTGAGGTTCCAACATTTATAGGAAATCTCTTTAACCTTCGGTATATTGGGTTAAGGCGCACCAAAGTCAAGTCACTCCCAGAGTCCATTGAGAAGCTCTTCAACCTCCACACTCTGGACATCAAACAAACTCAAATAGAGAAACTACCACGAGGGATTGTTAAGGTCAAGAAGCTAAGGCACCTTTTGGCTGACAGGTTTGCTGATGAGAAGCAGACAGAGTTTAGATATTTCATCGGAGTGGAAGCACCGAAAGGTCTGTTGAACCTGGAAGAACTACAGACTCTTGAGACAGTGCAGGCGAGCAAAGACTTGGCTGAACAGCTGAAGAAACTGATGCAGCTCAGAAGCATATGGATCGACAATGTTAGTGCTGAAGATTGCCCTAATCTTTTTGCGACCCTTTCGGCAATGCCACTTCTTTCCAGCCTCCTAATCTGTGCAAGAGATgtgaatgagacactttgcctccaagCCCTTGTGCCGAAATTTCCCAAGCTCCACAGACTAATTGTAAGGGGGCGCTGGGCTGATGGGACACTGGAGTATCCAATATTTCGCAACCATGGGAAACATCTAAAATATTTAGCGCTTAGCTGGTGTCAGCTTGGTGAAGATCCACTGGGGGTCCTTGCTCCACACGTGCCAAACCTCACTTATTTGAGCTTTAACAGGGTGAATAGTGCAAGCACTTTGGTTCTTTCTGCAGGGTGCTTTCCTAACCTGAAAACACTAGTCCTGAAGAAAATGCCTAACGTCGAGCAGCTGGAGATTGGACATGGTGCTCTTCCATGCATCGAAGGTCTGTACATCATGTCCCTAGTGCAGCTGGATAAGGTCCCTCAAGGCATCGAATCGCTTCTCTCCCTCAAGAAGCTTTGGCTTCTGTACCTGCACGCGGAGTTTAGGACTCAGTGGCTGACGAATGGGATGCACCAGAAGATGCAGCATGTTCCAGAGATTCGCGTCTAG